A genome region from Fodinibius salicampi includes the following:
- a CDS encoding group III truncated hemoglobin, producing MKDIQNEDDIQKLVHAFYAKVEKDVRLGPIFNDFAGVEWENHLPKMVDFWSKLLFQTQRYKGHPFREHLPLPIEKEDFGRWYGLFEETVDEYFEGEKAEHAKEMAGKIASSFSVRMEMEGKFNESEESQ from the coding sequence ATGAAAGACATCCAAAATGAAGATGACATTCAAAAACTTGTGCATGCTTTTTATGCCAAAGTAGAAAAGGATGTGCGGCTTGGACCCATTTTTAATGATTTTGCGGGGGTGGAGTGGGAGAACCATTTGCCTAAAATGGTTGATTTTTGGTCAAAATTGTTGTTTCAGACTCAACGCTATAAGGGACATCCATTTAGAGAACACCTTCCTTTACCTATAGAAAAGGAAGATTTTGGTCGATGGTATGGATTATTTGAAGAGACCGTAGATGAATATTTTGAAGGTGAAAAAGCCGAACATGCCAAGGAAATGGCAGGGAAAATAGCTTCTTCTTTTTCTGTTAGAATGGAGATGGAAGGTAAGTTTAATGAATCAGAAGAAAGCCAATGA
- a CDS encoding tetratricopeptide repeat protein, translating to MVKRSHILSFSLLVFLYSSVGIWKYISQGELQKAHSIKEEQNVEVKASKEFWSHYQQATASRTAGDYEQAIYHYKEALKRDGEHTDALYYLGNMYLFQRKFKQTEKYWLRLEEIQENVPRTQLQLGKLYFCTDDDNPLFDMERAERKYRYAKDLNREEIGAPLQLSKIAIFDNNMSEAKELLDAVLSADNSNYQALFLRGYIDWKENKREAGKKRLRKAWRIYQSLGHIQIHGEGATKKGARAMLSEDMFCDMFQTNIDSLMKQGINEVNYNTFDNQLGVSQY from the coding sequence ATGGTCAAAAGGTCACATATATTATCCTTTTCTTTATTGGTATTTCTGTATTCATCTGTTGGTATTTGGAAGTATATTTCACAGGGAGAGTTACAAAAAGCTCATTCAATAAAGGAAGAACAAAATGTTGAAGTGAAAGCAAGTAAAGAATTTTGGTCTCACTATCAACAAGCTACTGCAAGTCGAACGGCCGGAGACTATGAACAAGCTATATATCATTATAAAGAGGCACTGAAACGAGATGGAGAACATACGGATGCATTATACTATTTGGGAAACATGTATCTATTTCAACGGAAATTCAAACAGACTGAAAAATACTGGCTTCGACTAGAAGAGATTCAGGAGAATGTACCGCGTACTCAGTTGCAATTAGGGAAACTATATTTCTGTACGGATGACGATAACCCGCTATTCGATATGGAGAGAGCTGAAAGAAAGTATAGGTATGCAAAAGATTTGAATCGCGAAGAGATTGGCGCTCCTTTGCAATTGTCAAAAATTGCAATATTTGATAATAATATGTCTGAAGCTAAGGAATTATTAGATGCTGTTCTGTCAGCTGACAATTCAAACTATCAGGCTCTATTTTTAAGAGGCTATATTGATTGGAAGGAGAACAAAAGAGAGGCTGGCAAGAAAAGGTTACGGAAAGCCTGGAGGATTTATCAGAGTCTGGGCCATATACAAATACATGGTGAGGGGGCTACAAAAAAAGGAGCGAGGGCTATGCTCTCAGAAGATATGTTTTGTGATATGTTTCAAACAAATATTGACAGCTTGATGAAGCAAGGTATTAATGAGGTTAATTACAACACATTTGATAATCAGCTAGGTGTCTCGCAATACTAA
- a CDS encoding CRTAC1 family protein yields the protein MFSNLSRRKKRILSASVFIALISILAASFIWQKQDTAKYIPGDEVEGRTARLDRKVPEDVPQIRFENVTAQKGIEFKHFYKERGSRITEDMGSGVAWIDFNNDGYEDLFVVNFAGPTDMGHEAFNNSPATPVLYQNNGDGSFTDVTEQAGLKIPVYGIGTAWADYDNDGYIDCLITTYGQNRLFHNNGNGTFTEVTAEAGLAEKEGFWSGAAWADYNSDGFVDLYIGGYIIYFEIPDDEEIRNLQEPPSINPSVFEPASNLLYKNNGDGTFSEVSKEAGVANLEGKSLAVAWVDLTNNNLPDLYIANDVTDNMLYQNLGDGTFINISYQAKVADYRGSMGVAIGDWNGDQDHDLFVTHWVAEENAFYSNMVNTRGTLEFRDEADRFGMGQLSTDYVGWATSFVDINNDGREDLFVVNGHTMQKTENSQDMIPMEDRIFWNRNNEDGFYDISELAGAYFKEEWVGRGGAYGDYNNDGQQDLFIVNHDAPAVLLENQTQTANQWLQLKLEGTESNKSAIGTKIRLTVDDEVQIRQVGMQPSYLSQNTLIQQFGLGRACQADTLFIRWPSGEEQVFTNVKANQRLHIQEGDSALRNLN from the coding sequence ATGTTTTCTAATTTAAGCCGCCGGAAAAAAAGAATACTCAGCGCATCCGTATTTATAGCATTAATTTCTATTCTTGCAGCTTCTTTTATTTGGCAGAAGCAGGATACCGCAAAATATATACCCGGTGACGAGGTAGAAGGACGAACAGCACGGCTGGATAGGAAAGTTCCGGAAGACGTTCCGCAAATTCGTTTTGAAAATGTCACGGCACAAAAAGGAATTGAGTTCAAGCATTTTTATAAAGAGCGTGGCTCAAGGATTACGGAAGATATGGGATCTGGTGTAGCGTGGATTGATTTTAATAATGACGGATATGAAGATCTGTTTGTGGTGAATTTTGCCGGACCGACAGATATGGGTCATGAAGCATTCAATAATTCACCCGCAACTCCTGTACTATATCAAAATAATGGTGACGGTTCTTTTACAGATGTAACAGAACAGGCAGGCTTGAAAATTCCAGTATATGGTATTGGTACCGCCTGGGCCGATTATGATAATGATGGGTATATTGATTGTCTCATTACCACTTATGGTCAAAACAGACTCTTTCATAATAATGGTAATGGTACCTTTACAGAAGTTACAGCTGAGGCGGGACTTGCAGAGAAAGAGGGATTTTGGTCGGGAGCGGCATGGGCGGATTATAATAGCGACGGCTTCGTTGATCTCTATATTGGTGGATACATAATATATTTTGAAATTCCTGATGATGAGGAAATCCGAAACCTGCAGGAGCCGCCTTCTATTAATCCATCAGTCTTTGAACCTGCTTCCAATCTGTTATATAAAAATAATGGGGATGGAACCTTTTCAGAAGTGTCCAAAGAAGCGGGTGTTGCTAATCTGGAGGGTAAAAGTCTTGCGGTAGCGTGGGTGGATTTGACCAATAATAATTTGCCGGATCTGTATATAGCAAATGATGTAACGGACAATATGCTATATCAGAATTTGGGTGATGGAACTTTTATAAATATCAGTTACCAAGCTAAGGTAGCTGATTATAGGGGTTCAATGGGGGTTGCCATTGGTGACTGGAATGGAGATCAGGATCACGATCTTTTTGTTACCCACTGGGTTGCCGAAGAAAATGCTTTTTATAGCAATATGGTCAATACCAGGGGGACACTTGAATTTCGAGATGAAGCCGATCGATTTGGGATGGGACAATTATCGACTGATTATGTAGGTTGGGCAACTTCGTTTGTGGATATAAATAATGACGGAAGAGAGGACCTTTTCGTAGTTAACGGACACACAATGCAAAAAACAGAGAACTCCCAAGATATGATTCCTATGGAAGATCGGATATTCTGGAATCGAAACAATGAAGATGGCTTCTACGATATATCTGAACTAGCGGGAGCGTACTTCAAAGAAGAGTGGGTAGGGCGTGGTGGTGCTTATGGCGATTATAATAACGATGGGCAACAGGATCTTTTTATTGTGAATCATGATGCTCCTGCTGTTTTGCTGGAAAACCAAACCCAAACCGCCAATCAATGGCTGCAATTGAAGCTGGAAGGTACGGAAAGTAATAAATCTGCAATTGGGACAAAGATAAGACTGACTGTGGATGATGAGGTGCAAATAAGACAGGTTGGAATGCAGCCTTCCTATCTCTCACAAAATACGTTAATACAGCAATTTGGACTTGGAAGAGCGTGTCAGGCCGATACCCTTTTTATCCGCTGGCCGAGCGGAGAAGAACAGGTATTCACGAATGTGAAGGCAAACCAGCGACTGCATATCCAAGAGGGTGATTCAGCGTTACGAAATCTAAACTAA
- a CDS encoding cytochrome b/b6 domain-containing protein translates to MTSKRNKWVRPLLYTVSGFLLFEILTGLSIYLLPFSVGNQLMVLLHTVVGLLFLFPYLWYQYQHWLEYKDRPINEFVIMGYVAMAATTVAIISGLILTYEALFMSAITAVWKKIHLTSTFVLIASVIPHVGLIIFRDSKAENKSETIQKRKLGQKKFSFNSAYLLLYQFAVVGLLMFAYSSSYSDTVKLPNDYPYHEGAESPFAPSLARTESGDLIDAERLGGSESCGTSGCHSEIKEEWETSAHRYAASDPFFRKIQENMGKQKGAVASRYCAGCHDPIGLFAGSANLYSDKLTNNIGLDEGISCVSCHTMTEADVQGNADYAIISPERYIFELKDGKIAKLISDFLIRAYPEKHVDSYSRTFYKTSEYCGSCHKQYIDEDINNVGWVQLQNQYDQWRKSHWNDEENAFATLECRDCHMPLTASEDPARGDALDINRTADDKKHRSHRFLGGNQYVPKLLDLPNADKHVELIEEWLRGDYEIPEIQDKWVKGETIPISIISPDSIQVGEELNMDVIITNKKAGHEFPTGPLDMMQSWIEIIAKDQDGNILFSSGTLDEDHFIESGSFIFKAEPVDQYGNLIDRHNLWELVGVRYSRALYPGKTDYARFAVDITEENITDIYITAKLQYRKFNQFLMNEVFTEVDDETAPITTVSSDTHQVKVSR, encoded by the coding sequence ATGACATCAAAAAGAAACAAATGGGTTCGGCCGCTTCTTTATACGGTATCTGGCTTTCTTTTATTTGAGATATTAACAGGTCTTTCTATTTATCTGTTGCCTTTCAGTGTGGGCAATCAGTTAATGGTACTTTTACATACAGTTGTGGGATTACTATTTCTGTTTCCTTACCTGTGGTATCAATATCAGCATTGGCTGGAATATAAAGACCGTCCCATCAACGAATTCGTGATTATGGGATATGTAGCAATGGCCGCTACAACAGTAGCCATAATATCGGGTTTGATTTTGACTTATGAAGCGTTATTCATGTCGGCTATCACAGCTGTTTGGAAGAAAATACATTTAACCTCAACCTTTGTACTCATCGCTTCGGTTATCCCTCACGTAGGGTTGATTATCTTCCGGGATTCAAAAGCAGAAAATAAGAGCGAAACGATTCAAAAAAGAAAGTTAGGCCAAAAGAAATTTAGTTTTAACAGTGCCTATTTGTTGCTCTATCAGTTTGCGGTAGTAGGACTACTAATGTTTGCTTACTCATCTTCTTATTCTGATACGGTTAAACTACCCAATGATTATCCATACCATGAGGGGGCTGAGAGTCCCTTTGCGCCAAGCCTTGCCCGTACAGAAAGCGGAGATCTTATTGACGCAGAACGGCTCGGAGGATCGGAATCGTGTGGTACATCAGGTTGTCATTCTGAAATAAAAGAAGAATGGGAGACTAGTGCCCATCGCTACGCTGCTTCGGATCCATTTTTTAGGAAAATTCAGGAAAATATGGGCAAACAAAAGGGAGCAGTGGCCAGCCGGTATTGCGCTGGTTGCCACGATCCCATTGGATTATTTGCTGGTTCTGCGAATCTCTATTCCGATAAACTGACTAATAATATCGGACTTGATGAGGGGATATCCTGCGTCTCTTGCCATACTATGACAGAGGCTGATGTTCAGGGAAATGCAGACTATGCCATTATCTCTCCGGAGCGATATATATTTGAGCTTAAGGATGGAAAGATAGCTAAGCTTATTAGCGATTTCCTGATAAGGGCCTATCCAGAAAAACATGTAGATAGTTACAGCCGGACATTTTATAAAACATCTGAGTATTGTGGTTCCTGTCATAAGCAATATATAGACGAAGATATTAATAATGTGGGGTGGGTTCAGTTACAGAATCAATATGACCAATGGCGGAAGAGTCACTGGAATGATGAGGAGAACGCATTTGCCACACTGGAATGCAGGGATTGCCACATGCCGCTCACAGCTTCAGAAGATCCGGCTCGTGGGGATGCGCTTGATATAAACAGGACAGCTGATGATAAAAAACACCGTAGTCATCGGTTTTTGGGTGGAAATCAATATGTGCCCAAGCTACTGGACTTGCCTAATGCAGATAAGCATGTAGAGCTGATTGAGGAATGGCTTCGGGGAGATTATGAAATTCCGGAAATACAGGATAAGTGGGTTAAAGGTGAGACCATTCCGATCTCAATTATCAGCCCAGATAGTATCCAGGTGGGCGAGGAATTAAATATGGATGTCATTATTACTAACAAAAAAGCAGGCCATGAATTTCCAACAGGTCCATTGGATATGATGCAGTCATGGATAGAAATAATAGCTAAAGACCAGGATGGCAATATATTATTTTCATCAGGAACGCTGGATGAAGATCATTTTATAGAATCCGGTAGTTTCATATTTAAAGCCGAGCCGGTCGATCAATATGGAAATTTAATTGACCGCCACAATCTTTGGGAGCTTGTAGGCGTACGGTACAGCCGGGCTCTCTACCCCGGGAAAACCGATTATGCTCGTTTTGCTGTGGATATAACGGAAGAAAATATTACAGACATTTATATAACAGCGAAGCTGCAGTATCGAAAATTCAACCAGTTTTTGATGAATGAAGTATTTACAGAAGTAGATGACGAAACGGCTCCTATAACTACCGTTTCCAGTGATACTCATCAGGTAAAAGTGTCTCGATAA